In one window of Polynucleobacter sp. AM-7D1 DNA:
- a CDS encoding MmgE/PrpD family protein, which produces MTTPHLSKALATFASELKLGDIPEEVIARTEDLLVDWFGSAIAGKGSRPVEAITKFAQSMGGFNASNPGSAEILIHRTTSSPFLATLANAAASHVAEQDDVHNGSVFHPGTIVFPAALATAQAIGASGKDLLVAAVVGYEVGIRVGEFLGRSHYKTFHTTGTAGTLAAAAAVGHLLKLNPSQMLHAFGSAGTQSAGLWEFLRDAADSKQLHTAHAASTGLMSAYLAQSGFTGAEHILEGKQGLAAGMSSDADPSKLIDRLGTRWTIAETSFKYHASCRHTHPAADALLQVMLQQNLKPSDIAKVETLVHQGAIDVLGPVIDPATVHQSKFSMGTVLALVAHYQFAGLQEFDQHFYDQEICSFRDRVTMVLDPEVDSAYPQRWIGKVKVYLNNGEVLEGRVDEPKGDPGNTLSRAEITDKAMRLAAFSGGANPSEMSAAIERLWNIRNQSKIGQLLP; this is translated from the coding sequence ATGACTACTCCGCATTTATCTAAAGCCTTAGCTACATTTGCTTCTGAATTAAAACTGGGTGACATCCCTGAAGAAGTCATTGCCCGCACCGAAGATTTACTAGTGGATTGGTTTGGCTCTGCAATTGCTGGCAAAGGTTCGCGCCCCGTAGAGGCCATTACAAAGTTTGCACAAAGTATGGGCGGCTTCAATGCTAGCAACCCTGGCTCTGCTGAAATTCTGATTCACCGCACAACTTCAAGCCCTTTCTTGGCTACCTTAGCAAATGCAGCCGCATCGCACGTAGCCGAACAAGATGATGTGCACAATGGCTCTGTATTTCATCCAGGCACTATCGTATTTCCTGCTGCTCTTGCAACGGCCCAAGCCATAGGCGCTTCTGGAAAAGATCTACTCGTAGCCGCAGTTGTAGGATATGAAGTCGGTATTCGGGTTGGTGAATTCCTAGGTCGCTCACACTACAAAACATTTCACACTACAGGCACCGCCGGCACCCTGGCTGCTGCAGCAGCTGTAGGCCATCTTCTCAAGCTCAACCCAAGCCAAATGTTGCATGCTTTTGGCTCAGCTGGAACACAATCTGCCGGCCTCTGGGAATTTCTGCGCGATGCTGCCGACTCCAAGCAACTACATACAGCGCATGCCGCCTCAACCGGCTTAATGTCAGCCTACTTAGCGCAATCCGGCTTTACTGGTGCTGAACATATCTTAGAAGGTAAACAAGGTTTAGCTGCGGGCATGTCGAGCGATGCAGATCCAAGCAAATTAATTGATCGATTGGGAACTCGCTGGACTATTGCAGAAACCAGCTTCAAATATCACGCCTCTTGTCGTCATACCCACCCTGCTGCCGATGCCTTATTGCAAGTCATGTTGCAACAAAATCTCAAGCCTAGCGATATCGCTAAGGTAGAAACTTTGGTTCACCAAGGAGCAATTGATGTGTTGGGCCCAGTAATAGATCCTGCTACCGTGCACCAATCTAAGTTCTCCATGGGAACTGTATTGGCCTTAGTTGCGCACTATCAATTTGCTGGCTTACAAGAGTTTGATCAACACTTTTATGATCAAGAAATTTGCTCATTCCGCGATCGCGTCACCATGGTCTTGGATCCCGAAGTAGATAGCGCCTACCCCCAGCGTTGGATCGGCAAAGTCAAAGTCTATTTAAATAATGGAGAAGTATTAGAGGGTCGTGTTGATGAACCCAAAGGCGATCCAGGCAATACCCTCAGCCGTGCTGAGATTACGGATAAGGCCATGCGTCTTGCTGCATTTAGTGGTGGCGCAAACCCCAGCGAGATGAGTGCCGCTATTGAGCGCTTGTGGAATATCCGCAATCAGTCCAAGATAGGTCAATTACTCCCTTAA
- the chrA gene encoding chromate efflux transporter → MSVPLREALKFWAKLGFISFGGPAGQIAVLHQELVEKRRWISERRFLHALNYCMLLPGPEAQQLVTYIGWLMHRTWGGVLAGTLFVLPSLFILIGLSWIYLTFGQVPWIAAIFFGIKPAVTAIVLHAAVRIGKRTIHNQALRWIALGSFLAIFIFNLAFPIIVIFAALLGIWGGKRYPEYFQQTASHDKVSGTHAAAIIDDHTPTPEHAKFSRKRLVLHSSVVTGLWLIPFIGLALIFGWKTLYPQIAWFFTKAAFLTFGGAYAVLPYVYQGAVDQFHWLSAGQMMDGLALGETTPGPLIMVVAFVGYLAGHIQHLIGNSNPFWFGVLGACVATWFTFLPSFFLVLVGGPLIESTHGKLSFTAPLTAISAAVVGVIANLGLFFAYHVFFPHGLGGSISWISIAITLLAGLALFKFQKGVISVLTGSALAGLLSHLLASLLI, encoded by the coding sequence TTGAGCGTTCCACTTCGCGAAGCCCTGAAATTTTGGGCCAAGCTCGGCTTTATTAGCTTTGGTGGGCCTGCAGGGCAAATTGCTGTCCTCCACCAAGAGCTTGTTGAGAAGCGTCGCTGGATTTCTGAGCGGCGCTTTTTACATGCACTGAACTATTGCATGCTCTTACCAGGACCAGAGGCGCAGCAGTTGGTCACTTACATTGGCTGGCTCATGCATCGGACTTGGGGTGGGGTTCTAGCCGGCACCCTCTTTGTTTTGCCCTCTCTATTTATTTTGATTGGCCTATCCTGGATCTACCTGACTTTTGGCCAGGTACCTTGGATTGCCGCTATTTTCTTTGGTATCAAACCTGCTGTCACCGCTATTGTCCTGCATGCCGCAGTCCGGATTGGTAAGCGCACGATTCACAATCAAGCATTGCGTTGGATTGCACTGGGATCCTTTCTAGCGATATTTATATTCAACCTGGCATTCCCGATTATTGTTATCTTCGCAGCCTTGCTTGGCATTTGGGGTGGCAAGCGTTACCCAGAATATTTTCAACAAACCGCCTCTCACGATAAAGTGAGTGGGACGCATGCTGCTGCAATCATTGACGATCACACGCCAACTCCAGAGCATGCCAAGTTTTCTAGAAAAAGATTGGTATTACATAGCTCAGTTGTTACAGGACTGTGGCTTATTCCATTTATCGGATTGGCTCTAATTTTTGGATGGAAAACACTCTATCCACAGATCGCTTGGTTTTTTACTAAGGCTGCCTTTCTCACATTTGGTGGCGCTTATGCGGTTCTGCCTTATGTTTATCAAGGTGCTGTCGATCAATTTCATTGGCTCAGTGCTGGCCAAATGATGGATGGTTTAGCGCTTGGAGAAACCACCCCCGGACCACTCATCATGGTAGTAGCATTTGTTGGCTACCTCGCTGGTCACATTCAACATCTCATCGGCAATAGCAATCCATTTTGGTTTGGCGTGCTTGGTGCTTGCGTTGCCACCTGGTTTACTTTCCTACCCTCTTTTTTCCTGGTCTTGGTCGGTGGACCACTCATTGAGTCCACACATGGCAAGTTGAGTTTCACTGCACCACTCACAGCAATCTCTGCCGCTGTAGTTGGCGTCATCGCCAACCTTGGACTGTTCTTTGCCTATCATGTCTTTTTTCCACATGGTCTTGGTGGCTCCATTTCTTGGATTTCGATTGCAATTACCTTGCTTGCAGGCTTGGCGCTGTTTAAATTTCAAAAAGGTGTGATTAGCGTGTTAACTGGTTCAGCCTTGGCCGGCTTACTCAGTCATTTGCTGGCGAGTTTATTGATCTAG
- a CDS encoding MaoC family dehydratase N-terminal domain-containing protein codes for MEVMRIEPQTIIHLQEWLGKTETLQDIVTAAPVKALSATLDRPDPAPNDGTFLPELWHWLYFLPCALQSEIGPDGHPKRGGFLPPVPLPRRMWAGSRVQWLAPLAVGDEIERVSRIESVTHKAGRTGDLIFVLVKHAISNQNGLALIEEHDIVYRDAPGPDDKPVAPTPAPTDAQWTKTITPDDVLLFRYSALTFNGHRIHYDRKYVTEVEGYPGLIVHGPLIATLLVDLVRQSLPGCRLKSFEFRAIRPTFDINPFKVSAKPDLEKDPSGKTISIWAEDHEGWLTMQATAVLA; via the coding sequence ATGGAAGTTATGCGAATCGAACCTCAAACAATCATCCATCTCCAAGAGTGGCTCGGTAAAACCGAAACACTTCAAGACATCGTCACAGCAGCACCTGTCAAAGCTTTATCTGCAACGCTCGATCGACCCGATCCTGCACCAAATGATGGAACTTTTCTTCCGGAGTTATGGCATTGGCTCTATTTTTTGCCATGCGCTCTTCAATCCGAAATTGGTCCTGATGGCCACCCTAAACGTGGCGGATTTTTACCACCTGTACCGCTACCACGTCGGATGTGGGCTGGTAGCCGAGTTCAATGGCTAGCTCCACTTGCGGTTGGAGATGAAATCGAACGCGTCTCCAGAATTGAATCCGTTACACACAAGGCAGGTCGCACCGGTGATCTCATTTTCGTACTGGTCAAGCATGCAATCTCCAATCAAAATGGCTTAGCCTTAATTGAAGAACATGACATCGTGTATCGCGATGCACCGGGCCCAGACGATAAACCTGTTGCACCCACACCAGCACCCACAGATGCACAGTGGACCAAGACGATTACGCCTGATGATGTTTTATTGTTTCGCTACTCAGCACTGACATTTAATGGTCATCGCATTCACTACGATCGTAAATACGTCACTGAAGTAGAGGGCTATCCTGGCCTGATTGTTCATGGCCCTTTAATTGCAACCTTATTGGTAGATCTCGTGCGTCAAAGCCTTCCAGGCTGCAGACTGAAAAGCTTTGAGTTCCGCGCCATTCGCCCTACTTTTGATATCAATCCTTTTAAAGTCAGCGCCAAACCCGATCTCGAGAAAGATCCGTCTGGAAAAACTATTTCTATTTGGGCCGAAGATCACGAAGGCTGGCTCACTATGCAAGCCACTGCAGTTTTAGCGTAA
- the fabI gene encoding enoyl-ACP reductase FabI — protein sequence MGFLAGKKILITGLLSNRSIAYGIAKACHREGAELAFTYVGERFKDRIVDFAKEFNTELIFDCDVGSDEQITALFKDLAKTWPQFDGFVHAIGFAPREAIAGDFLEGLSREGFKIAHDISAYSFPAMAKEALPMLRDKSSLLTLTYLGSMKNVPNYNTMGLAKASLEASVRYIAGSVGPKGIRANGISAGPIKTLAASGIKGFGKILEAVEQTAPLRRNVTIDDVGNTAAFLLSDLANGITAEIIYVDNGFSQVVGGMEEV from the coding sequence ATGGGCTTTCTCGCTGGCAAAAAAATTCTGATTACCGGCCTTCTTTCTAACCGCTCTATTGCCTATGGCATTGCCAAGGCATGTCACCGCGAAGGGGCTGAATTAGCCTTTACCTACGTTGGTGAGCGCTTTAAGGACCGTATCGTCGATTTCGCTAAGGAATTCAATACCGAGCTGATTTTTGACTGTGATGTTGGCAGTGATGAGCAGATTACTGCCCTATTCAAGGATTTGGCAAAGACTTGGCCTCAGTTTGATGGCTTTGTTCATGCGATCGGCTTTGCGCCACGCGAAGCAATTGCCGGCGACTTTTTAGAGGGCCTGTCTCGTGAAGGCTTCAAAATTGCCCATGATATTTCTGCTTACAGCTTCCCAGCAATGGCAAAAGAAGCTTTACCTATGTTGCGCGATAAGTCGTCCTTATTGACCCTCACTTACTTAGGTTCAATGAAGAACGTACCTAACTACAACACGATGGGTTTGGCTAAGGCTTCACTAGAAGCCTCGGTACGTTACATCGCTGGCTCAGTTGGACCTAAAGGCATTCGTGCTAACGGTATCTCTGCTGGCCCAATTAAAACTTTGGCCGCCTCAGGCATCAAAGGATTTGGGAAGATCTTGGAGGCTGTTGAGCAAACTGCACCACTGCGTCGTAATGTCACCATTGATGATGTTGGCAATACCGCTGCGTTCTTGTTATCTGATTTGGCAAACGGTATCACCGCTGAAATCATTTATGTTGATAACGGCTTTAGCCAAGTTGTTGGTGGAATGGAAGAAGTTTGA